The following are encoded in a window of Castanea sativa cultivar Marrone di Chiusa Pesio chromosome 9, ASM4071231v1 genomic DNA:
- the LOC142611331 gene encoding putative protein S-acyltransferase 16 isoform X2: protein MRDRSGFSLPVTVVVLAILYVYLSTVFIFIERWFGLMSSPGVFNAIVFTFIALMCVFTYSVSVFTDPGRVPATYSPDIEDPENPIHEIKRKGGDLRYCQKCSQYKPPRAHHCRVCKRCVLRMDHHCIWINNCVGHANYKVFFIFVVYAVIACIYSLVLLVGSLTIDPPKDELQSGDSFRTAYIISGLLLIPLCVALGVLLGWHIYLILHNKTTIEYHEGVRAMWLAEKGGNVYTHPYDLGAYENLTTEKSKICP from the exons ATGAGGGATCGCTCCGGCTTCTCTCTACCGGTAACCGTCGTCGTTTTGGCCATCTTGTACGTATACTTGTCCACAGTCTTCATCTTCATAGAACGCTGGTTCGGTCTCATGTCCTCCCCTGGCGTCTTCAACGCCATCGTTTTCACCTTCATCGCCCTCATGTGCGTTTTCACGTACTCCGTCTCTGTCTTCACGGATCCGGGTCGGGTCCCCGCCACCTACTCACCCGATATCGAAGACCCCGAGAACCCAATTCACGAAATCAAGCGCAAg GGTGGGGATTTGAGATATTGTCAAAAGTGTTCTCAGTATAAGCCTCCCCGTGCACATCATTGCCGTGTTTGCAAAAGATGTGTTTTGCGAATG GATCACCATTGCATTTGGATCAATAATTGTGTTGGGCATGCAAACTATAAGGTGTTCTTCATCTTCGTCGTGTATGCTGTTATTGCATGCATCTATTCCCTG GTCTTGCTTGTGGGTAGTCTAACAATTGATCCCCCAAAGGATGAGCTGCAAAGTGGAGACTCTTTCAGAACTGCATAC ATCATTTCGGGGCTGTTACTAATCCCCTTATGTGTGGCACTGGGCGTTCTTTTAGGTTGGCATATCTACCTCATTTTGCATAACAAGACCACAATTGAG TACCATGAAGGAGTTCGAGCTATGTGGCTTGCAGAGAAAGGAGGGAATGTCTATACCCATCCATATGATCTTGGTGCCTATGAAAACCTTACAACA GAAAAATCTAAAATATGCCCTTGA
- the LOC142611331 gene encoding putative protein S-acyltransferase 16 isoform X1, with amino-acid sequence MRDRSGFSLPVTVVVLAILYVYLSTVFIFIERWFGLMSSPGVFNAIVFTFIALMCVFTYSVSVFTDPGRVPATYSPDIEDPENPIHEIKRKGGDLRYCQKCSQYKPPRAHHCRVCKRCVLRMDHHCIWINNCVGHANYKVFFIFVVYAVIACIYSLVLLVGSLTIDPPKDELQSGDSFRTAYIISGLLLIPLCVALGVLLGWHIYLILHNKTTIEYHEGVRAMWLAEKGGNVYTHPYDLGAYENLTTVLGPNILSWVCPTSKHIDSGLRFRTAYDNLIGASTSKGS; translated from the exons ATGAGGGATCGCTCCGGCTTCTCTCTACCGGTAACCGTCGTCGTTTTGGCCATCTTGTACGTATACTTGTCCACAGTCTTCATCTTCATAGAACGCTGGTTCGGTCTCATGTCCTCCCCTGGCGTCTTCAACGCCATCGTTTTCACCTTCATCGCCCTCATGTGCGTTTTCACGTACTCCGTCTCTGTCTTCACGGATCCGGGTCGGGTCCCCGCCACCTACTCACCCGATATCGAAGACCCCGAGAACCCAATTCACGAAATCAAGCGCAAg GGTGGGGATTTGAGATATTGTCAAAAGTGTTCTCAGTATAAGCCTCCCCGTGCACATCATTGCCGTGTTTGCAAAAGATGTGTTTTGCGAATG GATCACCATTGCATTTGGATCAATAATTGTGTTGGGCATGCAAACTATAAGGTGTTCTTCATCTTCGTCGTGTATGCTGTTATTGCATGCATCTATTCCCTG GTCTTGCTTGTGGGTAGTCTAACAATTGATCCCCCAAAGGATGAGCTGCAAAGTGGAGACTCTTTCAGAACTGCATAC ATCATTTCGGGGCTGTTACTAATCCCCTTATGTGTGGCACTGGGCGTTCTTTTAGGTTGGCATATCTACCTCATTTTGCATAACAAGACCACAATTGAG TACCATGAAGGAGTTCGAGCTATGTGGCTTGCAGAGAAAGGAGGGAATGTCTATACCCATCCATATGATCTTGGTGCCTATGAAAACCTTACAACA GTTTTGGGTCCAAATATCCTCAGCTGGGTATGCCCCACTTCAAAACATATTGATTCTGGCCTTCGCTTCCGGACTGCCTATGATAATCTTATTGGTGCATCAACATCTAAAGGAAGTTGA